A single window of Desulfovibrio inopinatus DSM 10711 DNA harbors:
- the hysB gene encoding NiFeSe hydrogenase small subunit, protein MKRRDFVKLCTGTVAGFGVSQMFHPGLVKMLEAATGPGKPPVVWIQGQGCTGCSVSLLNSLNPSIADVVLKVISLEYHPTVMDAEGGVAFGHLFEIAEKFEGKFYLAIEGAIPVGEDGHFCIVGDYNEKEFTMVEAIKAIAPKAAGVMALGTCAAGGGIPAAEGNLTQSMSASKFFEQEGIKTPLINVPGCPPHPDWMVGTLVHLLTKGIPELDAQGRPTMFFGELIHDNCPYLKYFEEDVRQTTFTEMKDTSCRADMGCKGPLASADCYKRRWNNGVNWCVENAICIGCVETDWPDGYSPFYEPVV, encoded by the coding sequence ATGAAACGTCGTGATTTTGTGAAATTATGCACGGGTACCGTCGCCGGCTTCGGTGTTTCCCAGATGTTCCATCCTGGACTGGTGAAAATGCTGGAAGCGGCAACGGGACCGGGCAAGCCCCCGGTCGTATGGATTCAGGGCCAGGGCTGCACCGGATGTTCCGTGTCGTTGCTCAACAGTTTAAATCCGTCGATTGCTGATGTGGTGCTCAAGGTAATCAGCCTTGAATATCACCCGACCGTCATGGATGCCGAAGGGGGCGTTGCGTTCGGTCATTTGTTTGAAATCGCCGAGAAGTTTGAAGGCAAATTCTATCTTGCCATCGAAGGTGCTATTCCGGTTGGGGAAGACGGTCATTTCTGCATCGTTGGCGACTACAATGAAAAAGAATTTACCATGGTCGAAGCCATTAAAGCCATTGCGCCGAAGGCTGCTGGTGTCATGGCTCTCGGCACGTGTGCTGCCGGTGGCGGTATTCCGGCTGCAGAAGGCAACCTGACGCAATCAATGTCTGCGTCGAAGTTTTTCGAGCAAGAAGGCATTAAAACGCCGTTGATCAATGTGCCTGGCTGCCCCCCTCATCCTGACTGGATGGTTGGCACCTTGGTCCACCTCTTGACCAAAGGCATTCCCGAACTTGATGCTCAGGGGCGTCCGACCATGTTCTTTGGTGAGCTCATTCACGACAACTGTCCTTACCTTAAATACTTCGAAGAAGATGTCCGGCAGACAACCTTCACCGAGATGAAAGATACATCTTGTCGCGCCGACATGGGCTGTAAGGGCCCCTTGGCCAGCGCCGATTGCTACAAACGTCGTTGGAACAATGGTGTCAACTGGTGTGTTGAAAATGCCATTTGCATCGGCTGCGTCGAAACGGATTGGCCCGACGGTTATTCGCCGTTCTATGAGCCCGTTGTTTAA